Proteins co-encoded in one Oxyura jamaicensis isolate SHBP4307 breed ruddy duck chromosome 7, BPBGC_Ojam_1.0, whole genome shotgun sequence genomic window:
- the C1QL2 gene encoding complement C1q-like protein 2: GLSAAFSGPRIAFYVGLKSPHEGYEVLKFDDVVTNLGNHYEPASGKFTCQVRGIYFFTYHILMRGGDGTSMWADLCKNGQVRASAIAQDADQNYDYASNSVVLHLDSGDEVYVKLDGGKAHGGNNNKYSTFSGFLLYPD; encoded by the exons GGGCTGAGCGCCGCCTTCAGCGGGCCCCGCATCGCCTTCTACGTGGGGCTCAAGAGCCCCCACGAAGGCTACGAGGTGCTCAAGTTCGACGACGTGGTCACCAACCTGGGCAACCACTACGAGCCGGCCAGCGGCAAGTTCACCTGCCAGGTGCGCGGCATCTATTTCTTCACCTACCACATCCTCATGCGCGGCGGTGACGGCACCAGCATGTGGGCCGACCTCTGCAAGAACGGGCAG GTGCGGGCCAGTGCCATCGCCCAGGATGCTGACCAGAACTACGACTATGCCAGCAACAGCGTGGTGCTGCACCTGGACTCCGGCGACGAGGTGTACGTCAAGCTGGATGGAGGCAAAGCGCACGGAGGCAACAACAATAAGTACAGCACTTTCTCTGGCTTTCTTTTATACCCCGATTAA